Below is a genomic region from Citrobacter tructae.
CGCAGCCAGTGCTTCTTTCACCCAACCGTCGAACTGCTGCTGGTGGGCTTTGATCCAGCCATCAACGTGACCCTGAACATCGGCTTCAGACGCTTTACCGTCATGCATCATCGCGTTCTGCGCGTTGATATCCGCCAGCGGCAGCTTCATGATGGCGAACAGTTTCGCTGCTGCCGGGTTTTTCTCTGCCCATGCTTTGTTAGCAACAATATGCATGGTGTTTACCGGGAAGCCGTAGTTCGCGCCGTTTGGCAGTTTGGTATCGATATCTTTCTGCTCACCTGGCAGAGAAGAGAACGGCACCTGCAACCAGACCACATCTTTGCCCGGCTTCATCACGTCGCTCACCCAGTACGGTGTCCAGGTGTAGTACAGAACCGGTTTGCCTTCTTTAAAACGGGTAATGGTGTCGGCCATCATCGCCGCATAGTTACCGTGGCTGACCTCGACCGTTTTTTCAAGATCGAAGGCTTTGTTCTGGTGGTTAATGACCGCTTCGCAGCCCCAGCCCGGTGAACAGCCCATCATGTCGGCTTTTCCATCGCCGTTGGTGTCAAAGATTTTGGCGATCTGCGGATCTTTTAACTGGGCGATATTAGTGATTTTGTACTGCTCAGCGGTTTTCTTGTCGATCAGATACCCCTGTGCGGCACCCGTAACGAATACCCCCTCGCGATAAAACTTTTTGTCTCCGCCCGCAGCAGCGTACATGTCGTCATGCAGCGGCTGCCAGTTGACGGCGGTAAAAGTTGCATCGCCAGAGGCAATGGAGGTGTAGCCGACGTTGTAGTCAACTTCGCTTGTTTTGTTAACGGTGTAACCCAGTTTTTCCAACGCGCGGGCGACCAGCTGTGTCTGGAAGGATTCTTCAGAAATCGTGCTCTGGATCGGCTGTACGGTGATGCCTTTGCCTGGCAGGTCGGCAGCGAAAGTGCTGGTGGAGACAAGGGTGGCAAACGCTGTGGCAAAAAGTACGGTATGTCGCATCGTTGTTCCTTATTACACTTCATCTTTCAAGCCGCCTCTTTGTTGGCTGCACTCATGCCCCCCAGTCACGTACTGCTTGTACGCTCCTGGGGATACATTCGTTTGCCGCCGCGATGCAACTTGAACGATTTTGTGTAAGCTAATGATTGTAGGCCCGGTAAGCAATGCGTCACCGGGCAACGGGTGAATTACTTCGTGAAGGGGCGAGTGATAAGCCCAACGGGACCGGTAGTGTACCAGCGACGGTTACCACGGCTGCGCGAGTCGCGGCCGACGGCCTGCGTCAGGCGGTCCAGAATGATGGCGAGGATAACAATCCCGACCCCGCCGACGGTGGCCAGTCCCATATCGAGACGACCGATACCGCGCAGCACCATCTGACCCAGCCCGCCGACGGCGATCATCGAGGCGATGACGACCATGGAGAGGGCGAGCATCAGCGTCTGGTTAACCCCCGCCATAATGGTGGGCATTGCCAGCGGCAGCTGCACTTTAAATAGCATCTGACGCGGGCTGGCGCCAAAGGACCGCGAGGCTTCAATCAGATCAGCTGGCACCTGGTTAATACCCAGAATGGTCAGACGCACAATTGGCGGCAGGGCGAAAATAATCGTTACTACGACGCCCGGGACGTTACCAATACCGAACAACATCACAATAGGTACCAGATAGACGAACGCTGGCGTAGTCTGCATGGCATCCAGCAGAGGACGCACAATCTTCGCGGCACGCGGGCTGCGCGCCAGCCAGATCCCCATTGGCAGGCCTATCAACACGCAGAACAGCAATGCGGTCAGCACCAGTGCCAGGGTAATCATAGCCTGCGACCAGGCGCCAATAGCACCAATCGCAACCAGTGAAATCAGCGTGGCGACGCCCATTCCGACGCCAGAAATCTGCCAGGCGATCAGGGCGAAAAGAATAATCGCCACCGGTGCTGGCATTCCCAGCAGCAGTTGCTGAAAGCCGTTGAGAATGTAATCCACCGGGACACGAATACCCTGGAAGACGGGACGAAAATGAGTTACTACCCAGTCGATCCCTTCGGTGACCCAGCTATCCAGCGGGATCAGCGTTTTATGGAACGGATCCATAATATTGAAATGCTCAGGCGCCGGTGCGGGCGCGCTGGTCAGCCAGTCTGCGCTGCCGCCGTCGGCAGGCGCGCTTGACGCACTCCCCCAGGCATCAGCAGATTGTGCGGCACTATCAGCCGCTGGTGTGGTGTCCCACGGATTAGTTTGATCAGCCATTGTTTGCCCCCTCGCGATCTAAAGCCTGTAGCAGCATGCGTTTGGAAATAATGCCCACATACTGATGTTCCTCATCGACAACCGGCACCGCGCACGGTGCTTGCCCGACATGAGA
It encodes:
- the proW gene encoding glycine betaine/L-proline ABC transporter permease ProW; the encoded protein is MADQTNPWDTTPAADSAAQSADAWGSASSAPADGGSADWLTSAPAPAPEHFNIMDPFHKTLIPLDSWVTEGIDWVVTHFRPVFQGIRVPVDYILNGFQQLLLGMPAPVAIILFALIAWQISGVGMGVATLISLVAIGAIGAWSQAMITLALVLTALLFCVLIGLPMGIWLARSPRAAKIVRPLLDAMQTTPAFVYLVPIVMLFGIGNVPGVVVTIIFALPPIVRLTILGINQVPADLIEASRSFGASPRQMLFKVQLPLAMPTIMAGVNQTLMLALSMVVIASMIAVGGLGQMVLRGIGRLDMGLATVGGVGIVILAIILDRLTQAVGRDSRSRGNRRWYTTGPVGLITRPFTK
- the proX gene encoding glycine betaine/L-proline ABC transporter substrate-binding protein ProX — translated: MRHTVLFATAFATLVSTSTFAADLPGKGITVQPIQSTISEESFQTQLVARALEKLGYTVNKTSEVDYNVGYTSIASGDATFTAVNWQPLHDDMYAAAGGDKKFYREGVFVTGAAQGYLIDKKTAEQYKITNIAQLKDPQIAKIFDTNGDGKADMMGCSPGWGCEAVINHQNKAFDLEKTVEVSHGNYAAMMADTITRFKEGKPVLYYTWTPYWVSDVMKPGKDVVWLQVPFSSLPGEQKDIDTKLPNGANYGFPVNTMHIVANKAWAEKNPAAAKLFAIMKLPLADINAQNAMMHDGKASEADVQGHVDGWIKAHQQQFDGWVKEALAAQK